Below is a genomic region from Deinococcus sp. YIM 134068.
CGTCCCCCGCCGTGCGCCGGGTGAACGCCGCGCTGATCTCGCTCGCCCGGCACCTCGTTCAGGCCAGCTACACGCAGGTTCCCGCGTTCTTCCACGATCCCGCCGAGCATGTGCCGCCGCTGCCCGACCTCGCCATCCTCGGGAGGCTCGCCGAGGTCGGGCCGGAAGAGCGCGGGTTCGTGCTCACCCACGCGCGGCGGGGGCAGAACCGGCTGCTCGCCCACCTGATGGACGCGCAGAACGCCGTTCGCAGCGCCCTGGACCACATCGAGGTTTCCGTCAAAGGAGGACCGTCATGACAAGGCCGTTGATGGTGCTGAGTTTCGCTCTGGGCGTGGGGGTGGCGAGCGCGCAGTCGAACATCCTGCAACTGCCGCTGATCAACGACCCGATCATGAATCCCCTGATCGCGCCGGAGCTGGGCAGCATCCTGGTGAACAAGGTGATCTTTCCGGGCCTCGTGCGGCCCAACGAGGACCTCCAGCCCGTCCCGGACCTCGCCCGGAGCTGGACGATCACCAACGGGGGCCTGGTCTACACCTTCACCCTGCGGGACGATGTGCGCTGGCACGACGGCAAGCCCTTTACCGCCGACGACGTGGTGTTCACCTTCAACACGGCCAGGGACCCCAAGAGCGGCTCGCGGCTGGCGTCGGACTTCAGCTCCATCAAGTCCGTGGAGGCGAGGGGCAGGAACACGGTGCGCTTCGTCCTCTCCCGCCCCTTCGCGCCGTTCCTGATCCTGCTGGGGCACAACGCAGGTATCCTGCCCAAGCACCTTCTCGAAGGCAAGGACCTCAACTCGGCGACCGCCTTCAACCGCCAGACGCCCATCGGGACCGGCCCCTTCAAGGTCTCGCGGGTCGTGCCCGGCGCGAGCGTCACGCTGGTCGCCAACCGGGACTACTACGGCGGCGCGCCCAAACTGGACGGCATCACCTTCAAGGTCGTGCCGGACCTGAACACCCAGGTCGCGCAACTGCGCTCCGGCGGCCTCGACTGGGTGACGCTGGAACCCAGCAACCTGCCGAGTGTCCAGGGGGCGCAGAACGTCACCATCAAGCAGGCCGACGCCGTGCAGCACTACCTTGTCTTCTTCAACCAGAAAAACCCCCTCTTCACGAGCGCCACGGTTCGGCGGGCCATGCAGTACGCGGTGAACCGCCGGGCGATCATCGACGGCATCCTCAAGGGGTACGCCGACTATCCGACCGGCACCATTCCCACGGCGCTGCGGACGTATTACGACAAGTCCATCAAGCCCGTCACCTACGACCCGGCGCAGGCGAGAAAGCTTCTCCTCCAGGCAGGCTGGCGACCCAACGCCCAGGGTATTCTTGTCAACGCCAGGGGTGAGCCTTTCAAGTTCACCCTGATCGTGGACAAGGGCAACGCCACCCGTGAGCAGGCGGCGCTGGCCGTGCAGCAGGACCTGAAGAGGGTCGGGATGGACGTGACGCTCCAGACCCTGGAGTTCGCCACGCTGGTACGCGACTACCTGATTCCCGGAAAGTACGACGCGAACCTGATCTGGTGGACCACGCCGCCCGACCCGGACCAGTACTCGTTCTACGCCACCGGCCAGGACAACAACGAGGCCGCCTGGAGCAATGCCCGCGCCGACGCCCTGCTCCGGCGGGGCCGCGAGACGGTGGACCCCGCCGCCCGCAAGAATATCTACAACGCCTACCAGCGCCTGACCATGCAGGACCCGCCCGTG
It encodes:
- a CDS encoding ABC transporter substrate-binding protein; this translates as MTRPLMVLSFALGVGVASAQSNILQLPLINDPIMNPLIAPELGSILVNKVIFPGLVRPNEDLQPVPDLARSWTITNGGLVYTFTLRDDVRWHDGKPFTADDVVFTFNTARDPKSGSRLASDFSSIKSVEARGRNTVRFVLSRPFAPFLILLGHNAGILPKHLLEGKDLNSATAFNRQTPIGTGPFKVSRVVPGASVTLVANRDYYGGAPKLDGITFKVVPDLNTQVAQLRSGGLDWVTLEPSNLPSVQGAQNVTIKQADAVQHYLVFFNQKNPLFTSATVRRAMQYAVNRRAIIDGILKGYADYPTGTIPTALRTYYDKSIKPVTYDPAQARKLLLQAGWRPNAQGILVNARGEPFKFTLIVDKGNATREQAALAVQQDLKRVGMDVTLQTLEFATLVRDYLIPGKYDANLIWWTTPPDPDQYSFYATGQDNNEAAWSNARADALLRRGRETVDPAARKNIYNAYQRLTMQDPPVLVLYYPKELQAISRRLTGVPDLGIRDALRHTERFDLR